tAAGACACACGGCCTGTTCAAATAGGCATGTGACcagtacttgtttgaaaaatgttcaaattttggagaaattttgtatgtgttcggtttagtcccaacccctttctaatacatttttaaggtctcgatgacctatataaaggactctatattgatgattaATCTTTAATGCTTCGATGTTTATTTAATGAATAATAATGTTTCGATTTTGTCCAATAATgtctttaaccctagttcggcaacggatacgggttaggggtgttacagagtgtgagcccatttttactatttgattgttaaggttgaacgggtcacccaagtcgactgtggacctactgtagggtcagtaagcttacctagacccctaaCTGAACGAAATAGCTGAATAATCGTAATACTCATTATTATATGTATGATTGTGTACTAAGTATGTTGTTAATACGGTATTGAATATATACATGATTCCTTGATTTGGCATGACATGActatatgatgcattgcatggggaggGGTTGATATTGATCGAAGGAAatgtactgaaaggcttcgagCCTAATTTACTGGCAACACCACTGCAAATTACTTTCTAGTGCTgcattcggtactacttggagtgtagggatgggtgggttgattatatctccacatggagtgcagggttggacagacatggagtgtagaggctgattgggtaggattttgtgaTTTCATATCTATTACTGTTATtttactgtgatgggctaaggccctaatgctTACTGTACTgggatgggctaaggcccaaattgGACTAATACTGATACTGAAAAAGGGTTTAGTCCTAGACCGTGATTGGTCGTATATTGGTTGTTTGTTCTGTATAGGGGTTACACACTGattttacgaaaactcacccttttgtttaATCTGTATAGGTAACCTCCAGACTTAGGCGGATCAGAGCAGTGGAGGACTTAGTGGTGGCCACACGATCTCTTTAAAACCATTTATagcatttttatgattttaagtttaattgacCATTTTATTGTAATTATGGCCTTTACAGATTTCTGGTTTAGAATTTGGATTTTATACTGTTTTATGTTTTATAGCTGCTAGTGGCAGGAAAAACTCAGGTTTCCAAACTAGATGAACATTTTATCAAAGTACTATGTATACGCaaactgttttaaaaagcttccgcaaaGTATAACATTTTGGAAATAAATAATGATTTGTAAAGTATTACGTTTTGAAAAAAAATGACACGATTtagaattaatataaaataatgagtGGTTGTTTAaacaaagaaattattttagcaTCGTTATGAGTTCGAAAGCACTATCATGTGATAtttccagattcagccataatatcaaggccaagtttggggtgttacatttagtggtatcaaagtcaggttgcaaaactcagctgTAGATTTGGGTTCTAAACAACTGATTTTTGATGATGGAAATTGAAAGTGCTTTTATTAAACATGTGGTACCTCGAGTCTCCGATGCCGATCTTGTAAGTTCTCTGAAACTGTTATGTATTTTAAACTAAAACTGTTATACATAGATTGTACTGAAAACACTTAAGTTAGTGTATATAGATATTATAGTAAAACCGATAGACACTGCGTTGTACGAAAACAAACCTTACACTACTGATACTGCTTCACATAAGATATTggttaataattactgaaattgtaaactaatgcataaaactgttaatacagataaaacacAAATAGAAAATAAACATGAGAGGTACTCGTGGATGGAGTATTAGAGGCGGTGGTATAGGCCGTAGAGGGGCTTGAGCTGGGTCTTCATCATTAGTCAAACTACCTAATCTGGATACTAATGAGACGCATATTTCACCGGTGACTAAGATTGGATCTAGGTCTCATGATTGTGAGGCTGGGGACGACGaactatcccaagccatgttacagATTCTGGAGAGGGGCGCTGGGCCTAATACTAGAGTTGAAGGCCGCAAGTCGGTTACGGAACGACTCTAGTCTAACAGAGCTGAGCTTTTCAGGGGTAttactggagttgcccctaacaTGGCTAAGTATTGGATAGAGACCACAGAGAGGCTTATGGACGATCTGGACCGTACCCCTGAGTAGAAACTAAAGGGTGTTGTATTGCTGCTACGTgatgaggcatatcagtggtgcctcactgttaaggagggcactcagcccgatcaactgacctgggagttctttaaaACTGCATTCCAGGGGAAGTATGTGGGGACCAGTTATGTGGATGCTTGTAGGAGAACATTCCTGAATTTGACCCAGGGTGATAGATCAGTGGCCGAGTATAAGGCCGAATTTCTACAACTAAGTCGTTATGCGCGAGGTATGGTGGCGACTAAGTACGAGTGATGTGTTTACTTCGAGAATGACCTTAGGGATAATTTgagagttttgatagctccacacaGGGAGTGAGACTTTGCTATACTGGTTGATAAGGCAAAAATCGCTGAGAAAGTGAAGCGCACTTAGCACCAGAACAAAGAGAGAGGTAAGAGTAAGAAGGATTCGGAGCCTTCGAGTTTCACTCAGAAGCCtaggaaaaaggccagagttgatgggccgaTTAGAGTTGGGGCTCTATCATTTGGTAATCGATGTACCGCTATGTAATCGATCGCGATAGAGGCCATCGTATGCAGTGTTGGAAAAGAATTGGGGCTTGTTTGAGGTGCAGTTCATTAGAGCAtcgtattagagattgtccgcGGAGGtctaatcagatgcaagctctggGTACTGGTACTGCACCATATTCGAGAGCAGTTCAGCAACCACCGAAAGGCCGTGGTCAGGCTAGAGGTGGTAATGGATTGGGCCGTAGCCAGAGAGTACCGAGCAGAGGTGCTGGTCCTACTGAGGCGAGACAGCCGGCTCTAGTTTATGCTGCACGTTGCCACGAGGATAGAGATGCTCTGGACGTCATTACGGGTATattctttatttataatgtaccttatactgcactgatagatataagatccactcattcctatataacTTGTACCGTATTTGAAAACTTGGGTATACTGATTGAGAGCACTTCGAGTGAGGTCACTATACTGAGCCTATTAGGGCAATCGATAAGGGTTAACAAACTGTTTAGAGATGTTTCTCTAAAGGTTCCAGGGGCTATCTTTCTAGTTGACCTGATGAAACTACCTTTTGGAGAGTTTGATTTGATACTGGGAATAGACTGGTTGgttaaacaccgagtgagtttagattgtgccacaaaaagtgTTGTATTAAGAACTGAAGAGGATAGCGAGGTGGTCATAATTGGGGAACATCGGAATTACTTAtcgaatgtgatttctgcattaaGGGCTGAAAAATTGGTTCGTAAGGGATGTGAGGTGTAtctggcctacatcagtgtttcaaATTCTGAGGATTCTTTGGTTAAGGATATCAGAACAGTTAAGGACTTTCCAGACGTGTTTCCTAAAAagctacctgggttacctctGAATCGTGAAGTAGAGTTTAGGATTTAGCTCCTTCTTGGTACAGCTCCaatgtccatcgccccttatagaatgacACTGAAAGAGCTCGAGGAGTTTAAGGCTCAGATCCAAGAGTTACTAGATCGTGGGTTCATCTGCCCTAGTGTGTCTTCATGGGGAATACCAAttctgttcgtgaaaaagaaggatggatcgatGCATATGTGCATTAACTACCGACAATTAAACAAGTTgaagattaagaataagtatcccttacTGAAGATAGATGATATGTTTGACCAGTTCTAAGGAGCttcagttttctctaagattgatctctgatCAGAGTatcaccagttgagagttaaggaggctgatgtgcATAAGACGGTGTTTAAGACTctttatggtcactatgagttcctagtaatGTCATTTGGACTAACTAATACACCGACAGCTTTTGTGTatctgatgaactgagtgttccaaccctatctggatcagtttgtggtggtatttattgacaaCATACTGGTGTATTCGAAGACaaagatgaacatgatgaacacCTCAGAGTGGTTTTGCAGATCTTGCTAGAGAAACAACTGTACACCAAGTTCAATAAAAATGAGTTCTGGTTACGGGAAGGAAcatttctgggccatgtggtTTCTGTTGAAGGGATTAGGGTAGATCCTCGGAATATTGAGGCGGTATTGGAgtggaaacaacctaagaatgtATCTAAAATTTGTAGTTTTCTGGGTCTGGCAGGATATTATCGATGGTTTGTAGAGCGTTTTTCACTAATCGCGGCACCTTTGACTAAGCTGCTACGTAAGGATGTGCCATTTAACTGGACTGTTGCGCAACAAGAGAGATTTGAAAAGCTTAAAATCATACTGACCGAGGCCCCTGTCTTGATATAGCCAGAGCCTTGGAAAGAGTTTACTGCCTACAGCGATACATCACATGTCGGGTTGGGATATGTAtagatgcaagatggtaaggtggtAGCATATGCGTCTTATCAACTTAaaactcatgaggtgaattatccaaagcatgacttggagttggccgctgtggtattcgcactgaaaatCTGGAGgtattatctgtatggtgagaagtgtatcatttacattgatcacaagagcctcaagtatctcctcacccaaaaggagctgaatcttaggtagtgtagatggattgagctacttaaggaGTACGACTGTACGATCGAGTACCaccctggtaaggctaatgtAGTGGCCGATACACTGAGCTAGAGGGCTATAACTGATCTTAGGGCGATGTTTGTCCACTTgattttatttgatgatggtagtctgttggccgaacttcaggttaaaccaacgtggattgagcagattaagggtaaacagatGGAGAATGAGGCACTGAGTCTTCAATTTCGACAAGTTGAGAGTGGTGATACTgttgattttggactgaatagcgaagggATGCTCTATTTTCGTGGCAAAATTTGTGTTCcaaaggatactgatttgaggcagtccaTACTGTGAGAAGCGCATAGTATCCCTTATGCTATGTATCCTGGCGGAAATAAGATGTACAGCGACCTTCGTGAGTCATACTGGTGGCCAGGTCTAAAGCGAGAGGTTACTGATTTTATTGGTAAATGTTTGACTTGCGAGCAGGTTAAGGctaagcatcagttaccttcagggttattgcagccagttaagattctgcTATgaaagtgggagagagtgactatgtACTTTGTTAGCGGGTTGCCCCTAACatctactaagaaggattcagcgTGGGTCATCGTAGATCAATTAACTAAGTGCACCCATTTCATACCGGTTCGTACTGACTACTCGCTGCAGaagctggctaaactgtatgtgtctgagatagtgagactgcataggGTATCGATTtcgatcatctctgatagggatctTCGCTTCACTTCTCGGttctagaagaagctacatgaagctctgggtactagattggacttcagtactatgTTCTATCCTTGGACGgacggtcagtcagaaagggtgattcaaatactagaggatatgttaagaagttgcgtgattgatttccgtggcagttgggaggagtacttgttgctagcagagtttgcttataacaacagctaTTAGTCTAGCatttagatggcaccttacgaggcattatatggtcgtaggtgtcgcactccttcatgttggactgagttgggtgagctaCGTATTTTGGGCCCTGACTGGTTTCTAATACCGAGGATAAGGTTAGATTGATTCGAGACCGATTGAAAGCGGCATCTGATAGAAAAAAGTTTTATGCAGACTTGAAGCGATGTGAGATCGAGTATTCTGTGGGAGACTCCATTTAAGCCATGTGGGCCATACAGGCGTATGGGCCCATAGGGCAGACAACATGAGCATGTGAgcctattttcactgtttgactgctaaggttgcacgggtcgcccgagtcggctgtggacctactgtaaggtcggtaagcttacctagacccctaaCTGAACGAAATAGCTGAATAACCATAATACCCatatatgatatgtatgattGTGTACTGAGCATGTTGTTAATACGATATTGAATATATGCATGATACCTTGATTTGGCATGACATgactgtatgatgcattgcatggggaggGGTTGATATTGATcaaaggaagtgtactgaaaggcttcaaGCCTAATTTACTGGCAACACCGCTACAAATTACTGTATAGTACCGCATTCaatactacttggagtgtaaggatgggtgggttgattatatctctACATGGAGTgaagggttggacggagatggagtgtaaaggctggttgggtaggattttgtgaTTTCATATCTATTACTGTTACtgtactgtgatgggctaaggcccaaactggacTAATACTGATACTGAAAAAGGGCTTAGTCCCAAACTGTGATTGGTTGTATATTGGTTGTTTGTTCCGTATAGGGGTTACACACCGAGTTTAcaaaactcacccttctgtttaaTTTGTACAGGTAACCCCCAGACTTAGGCGGATCGAAGCAGcggaggactcagtggtggccacacGATCTCTTTAAAACCGTTTataacattttaatgattttaagtttaattgggCATTTTGCTGTAATTATGGCCTCTACGGATTtctagttttaaatttggattttataCTGTTTTATGTTTTATAACTGCTAGTGGTAGGAAAAACTTGGGTTTCCAAACTAGATGAATGCTTTATCAAAGTACCACGTATACGCAAACTATTTTAAAAAGCTTCTGCAAAGTATAACGTTTTGGAAATAAATAATGATTTGTAAAGTATTACGTTTTGAAAACAAATGACACGATTTAGAATTAATATAAGATAATGAATGGTTGTTTAAACGGAGAAATTGTTTTAGCGTCGTTATGATTTCAAAAGCACTATCATGTGACAttgtcagattcagccataacgtctaggccgggtttagggtgttataaATAAAACAAGTGGTCACTTAATTTAACAACTACAATTTTGGGGAGAAACATAGTAGAAAgtgatttatattttaatatgaggTTACAACGTGAGTGGTTGTAAAAATTAGATTATCTCTTGTATGAGTTTGAAAATAATGATTTAGCTCACTAACTAAAACCCGAGAAATCAACTCACAAAAATAAACTATTTTCTCATATAGATAGAAACAATGACAAGAAGATATAGAGACTAGATCCAGTTTGACCCAACATAATCCAAGTCACTAGTAACCCACGTTTCCTtgagaaattaattttaaattcaaaattagtCACATAACAATAACATTCAAATTTCCAATGAGTTGAATTGAccacaaataataaaaataagcaataatttaaaatttaaaatttttcaacaaatctatgtttttataaaaatttattagttcttcaactcttcataaatctaaaatttaattattatatttttacttttaaaaatttaattcttttacttttcagatttcaaaatttaagtgcagatgttaataatattaattttatttttgttaattttattgacatgaaattttaaaataaaaatattcacttAGAAGTTATCCAATTAAAAAATAATGttgtaataaatttaaatttaacaaaataattttaatagtatcAACAgttaaatctaaattttaaatttaaaaaaatataaaattaaaattaaaaatacaaaactATAAAACTTATCCAATTTTTAACCCAAAACAATCCAAATCAACTTCTCTCAAAACATTTAACTAACAGATGCACGCAATATAATAGAAAATACGTTTAATGCAGCTAATGGTTTGTTTACTCATTCAACTTTCgaagtttatatattttttaatttaatttttatatgtttggttataaaaattttaaatgtcaCATGTTATtggtaaaaaaaattgatttaaaaataatgtaataaaattttaaactaaggTTACATTTAATCtcatgaaataaaaattatttttatttttatttttaagaaaataagAAACACTTAAATTATAATAATTGTAGAATGGGATTAAATTCGTCACTAAATTTTAAAAGCCTGAAGAATATATAATAATGTCTTAACTCAATAGCAAGTTAAGGTATTGAGAACTTTGAGATCCTCAGTTTGAATCACATCTTAAGTAAATGTTtctatatttattttgattagttTGTGCTTAGTTAGTTGTTGAATTAATTATTCAGTTCAGTCCTTGAATGGTTGATTTCGATTTGAATTGTTGATGTAATTGTAATTTCAACAATAAAATTTCTGAAAAGTATAGAGACTTTGATTTGAACTAGATCTAGACCAAATTAAAATTGTTTAATGTTTGACCTTCGCTTGTTGATTGTTTTGTCTAGATCTTGATCTTTGTCGTTTCATTGGGTTGAGTGATAAAAAGTTTAATATTCTTTATAACTTTGAGTTTGAGTATTATGATTAAAAAATGAGTTAATTCATTTTTTGGAGCTTGAACTTGATAATAGTTTTCAATTTGGGGTCTAAACTATTTTTTCCTAAATTAATCATTAAACTAAGTAATTATTCCTATAATGGGACATGAACTTTTTTTTGTTTAAGTTATCCCTAAAATTTGTAATTATTCTTGTAttgaaacttaaaatttttaaatctaaCGTTTTTCAAAGAAATCAtgaattgataaattaaaaaaGTCAAATCTCAATATGAAATCAATTGTAAAAgataaaaattaagaaaattgaGCTCCAATACGATAAAAACTCAAAATGCATTAAcccttaaaataaatataataccaaaaaaagaaaaaactttatttttttacttaaaatttaactcgaatcTCTATTTATAACTACAAAACAAAATTTTGATTACCAGGCTGCTTCCGGTCGAACAAGGTCAACGGTCAGGGATTGTCCCTGTTTAATTTAGCTTTGCTTTAACGCTATCCCGAGGCCACATCATATATTTCCAAGTGAGACGGTCTAAAATTTAATTGACAATTATACCCATGCATTTTAGCCACCTAGAGGTCATAATTGCAAAAAAGCATGGGCATAAACGGGAAAACGAAACGAGTATCGCTTTTCATTTTATTCTTTTCAAACCCCAGGTCAAGGGCACGTGTGATGGCTCAGGTTTTCAAAACAGCCATCGGTGTACTAAAACATTGCATGAAAACGGACACGCGTCAGTAGGTATGTCGGGTCTGTATATACGTAGGGATTGAAAATATGGCGTATTCAAGTTATATACCGGTGTCGTTTTTATACGGCCAGGTTGCATGCGTTACACGTGCTACCCACCCGGCAACATACGTCCACGCGTGCACCTCGTgtcattctttatttttttctttaaattttaaatcaaataataattatttcAAGAATTTCCTAATGTATATACACTTTATGGATACATGTAATGTAAACTAAAAAATTTACCTACTTCCCAAGTACCCATCCtcccaaaattaaattaaatgaaaagaaaaagcttttttgaaaaaattaatattaaaatacttctcgatattgaataaattaaatttttttaaaatattaaaataacttcTGTTATTAATTTGTACGAGGAAATTGTGTTGACGACGCGCTAAACTTCACGCTCTTCCCTAATTAATTTTTGCTAATTATATTGATGTATCATCATCATGATTAGAAAATAGTGTCCGTTCACACTCgaaattaagatttaattaagcTTTCAAGGACTGACTTTCAAGGAGGGCTAATATTTGCATAAACAAAGAGTTAAGTTAAATCCAACTTTCAAGGACTGACTTAGACCTACATTGTGTGTCCCCCCACAATCAAACGTCACCCATGCTTACAACATACTCGTAAATTATTcgagtttaatttaaaaaattgtcATTATAAAATTCAACTTATTTGAAGGGTTCATtgcatttttcaaaattataaattaaactaTTCTATCATGTAACCCTTAACTTGTGCGTTAAACCCCaattcaaatttgaaaaaaaatatatttaaatacgTATGTCAAATTATAAATATGTGCGATTACAACATAACCGATTTGGATCTaatatgttataaaaataaaaagaaatacgCATCTTCACGTATATggcattattttttaaattaaatcccAATTGTTTATACAAtagatatacacatatatcatttgaATCACATGTTTAAAATATGCTTTATATAAGTAAAAACACCATGGAGGCACTTATATTacaagttaaattatattttgctCCCTCTATTCAAATTAGCCCTTGTAATTAGATCAAAGACCAAACTGatccttttgttaaaaatttcatctatttctattgttaaaaactggTCACTGTATATTAGAATGAGGTACACGAGGCACGCCACATATAACCGTCTGTTTATTCCGTTTGCTACgccaatttttaatagtaaaaattgataaattttttaaCAGAAATAACTTGTTTTCTCTTTAATTTAACGTAAATAGACTAGTTTACTcatttttaaagtaaaataagACAAAATACAATCTAAATCCTAGTACAAAGccttcatggtacttttaccactTTATATGATATCCAAATTATCATCTAATTATTACAATACCGATACTTTGGGTACTTATATTGTAATTAACCCTACTTTCTAGTCACTACGGCGCCTATATAAATAGCATACACACACATTCATTTTACGCCCCAAAATCAAAAACCCCCAGTTCTTTTTCAGTGTGCTCTTCTAGTCTCTTCCACTTTGTTTGAATAATTGCAGTACTTTTATAAGCTAAGCCACCCAACACCACCATGGGAAGTGACATAGAGAGTGTTTGGCTCTTTGCCCTCGCATCTAAATGCAAAGCTTTTTCTCAACAGAACACTGCATGGCCAATTTTGATCATAGCTTTAGCTTGGCTGGTTATGACCATAGTGTATTGGGTTCACCCTGGTGGTCCAGCTTGGGGCAAATATAGGTTCAAAAAGTGTGCTATCACTACCATTAATAAGCCAATACCAGGACCAAGAGGGTTGCCTTTAATCGGTAGCATGAACATGATGGCTAGCTCTTTAGCTCATCATCTGATTGCTACCATAGCCAAAACATGTAAAGCCAAGAGACTTATGGCTTTTAGCCTTGGTGATACCCGTGTTATCGTTACGTGTAACCCGGAGGTGGCTAAAGAGATTCTTAATAGCTCTGTGTTTGCTGATCGGCCGGTGAAAGAATCGGCTTATAGTTTGATGTTTAACAGAGCAATTGGGTTTGCTCCTTATGGTGTCTATTGGCGAGCACTGAGGAGAATTGCGGCTACTCACCTGTTTTGTCCTAAACAAATAAAGAATTCCGAAGAACAGAGACGGTTCATTGCTGATGAAATGGTGAACTTATTCGGTCGTCACGGCCATGAACGAAGCTTCATCGTACGGGAAGTGGTGAAACGTGCATCGTTGAATAACATGATGGTGTCGATATTTGGTCGGAAATATAAGTTGGATTGTGATAACAATGAAGTTGATGAACTTAGAGGTTTGGTTGATGAAGGGTATGATTTGTTGGGGACATTGAATTGGTCTGATCATTTGCCATGGTTAGCACAATTTGATCCTCAAAATATCAGGGTTCGATGCTCGAACCTTGTACCTAAAGTTAATGGCTTTGTCGGTGGAATCATAGCCCAACACCGAGCTCGAACTAACGAGGAAGCTCGTGACTTGGTCGACGTATTGCTGTCTCTTCAAGGTGCCGATAAATTATCCGATTCCGACATGATCGCCGTTCTGTGGGTAAGCTATCGAATAGTGCAAGCTAATGGGATCATTTCAATTTTAGTCCCTTCTAataattattcttttttttttttttttgtaggaaATGATATTCAGGGGAACTGATACAGTGGCAGTGTTGATTGAGTGGATATTGGCTAGGATTGTGGTTCACCCTGATGTACAGTCAAGGGTTCATGATGAGCTTGATAAGGTTGTTGGTAAATCAAAAGCCGTTTATGAGTCTGACGTGATGAACTTGACTTATCTAATGGCTGTGATCAAGGAGGTTCTAAGGTTACATCCACCTGGTCCGTTACTATCATGGGCTCGCTTAGCTATTACTGATACAACCGTTGATGGGTATCATGTGCCAAAAGGGACCATGGCAATGGTGAACATGTGGGCTATAGCAAGGGACCCACAAGAGTGGGCAGACCCGACTGAGTTTGTGCCCGATAGATTCGTGGCTAAAACGGGTGATGTGGAGTTTTCCGTTCTGGGTTCGGATCTTAGGTTGGCTCCATTCGGGTCGGGTAGGCGAACATGCCCCGGAAAGAACTTGGGGTT
This window of the Gossypium arboreum isolate Shixiya-1 chromosome 12, ASM2569848v2, whole genome shotgun sequence genome carries:
- the LOC108478318 gene encoding cytochrome P450 78A9 translates to MGSDIESVWLFALASKCKAFSQQNTAWPILIIALAWLVMTIVYWVHPGGPAWGKYRFKKCAITTINKPIPGPRGLPLIGSMNMMASSLAHHLIATIAKTCKAKRLMAFSLGDTRVIVTCNPEVAKEILNSSVFADRPVKESAYSLMFNRAIGFAPYGVYWRALRRIAATHLFCPKQIKNSEEQRRFIADEMVNLFGRHGHERSFIVREVVKRASLNNMMVSIFGRKYKLDCDNNEVDELRGLVDEGYDLLGTLNWSDHLPWLAQFDPQNIRVRCSNLVPKVNGFVGGIIAQHRARTNEEARDLVDVLLSLQGADKLSDSDMIAVLWEMIFRGTDTVAVLIEWILARIVVHPDVQSRVHDELDKVVGKSKAVYESDVMNLTYLMAVIKEVLRLHPPGPLLSWARLAITDTTVDGYHVPKGTMAMVNMWAIARDPQEWADPTEFVPDRFVAKTGDVEFSVLGSDLRLAPFGSGRRTCPGKNLGLTTVSFWVATLLHEFEWLPSDQNSVDLSEVLKLSCEMANPLKVKIRPRRKLT